Within Fibrobacter sp. UWB4, the genomic segment GTAAGTCATGGCCTGGATCGCGATAATCAACGCGGCCGCGAGATCTTTGACGATTACGATAGCGCCCATCCGGTGGACAAGGGATTCATGGAATGGGAAAAGGCCCGCTTTGAAGAATCGGTAAAACGCTTGAGTGCGTTCGTGAAGAATCTCGCTTAAGTGTGTATTGAACTGCGCGGAATTTTTCTGTTATGTTGTTATATATTTTACTTTGTCTAGAAATTGTCTTGCGGACGCTTCTTGAAATTCGCGAACGCAGGCTCACGCAGTTGCGTGGCGGCGTGTTTGCCGTGTTGCGGTTGATTCCGCTGGTGAACGATATTGTTCCGCTCCCAGAAAACCGCAGCGAAGTGCATGAGTCGAAATTTGTGAAGCTGCACGAAGAAGGGCACAAGGTGCTGCATCATGCGGTGTTGCGCAACTTGATGAAAATCGCCTTTTGGATGGTTGCTGTGTGGTTCATGGCTGCAATGATGGTGCGCTGGAACGCAAGCTTTATCGAAGCTGTGCTGTGGCTCCATTTGGCGGCAATTCCGTTCCGCATGCTGTTTCATTTTTACTGCTGGAACCAAGAATACGAATGCGATAGGTATGCGCTAGAAAAGACGGATAAGAAAGTGGCAAAGGCCGCATTGCGCGAACTTGCTGCATGCGAAATTCCATACACCGCCTTGTTTGCGCTCGTGTATCGTGAACACCCGACTGCCGTGTTGCGCAGTCAGAGAATACTGAATAAGGTAATTAGTGGTTAGTCAATAGTCATTGGTCAGTGGTTGTTTGTTAATGCGTCTCCGTCATCCCGAGAAGCAAAGCGACGAGGGATCCAGTAA encodes:
- a CDS encoding M48 family metalloprotease; translation: MLLYILLCLEIVLRTLLEIRERRLTQLRGGVFAVLRLIPLVNDIVPLPENRSEVHESKFVKLHEEGHKVLHHAVLRNLMKIAFWMVAVWFMAAMMVRWNASFIEAVLWLHLAAIPFRMLFHFYCWNQEYECDRYALEKTDKKVAKAALRELAACEIPYTALFALVYREHPTAVLRSQRILNKVISG